A single window of Caminicella sporogenes DSM 14501 DNA harbors:
- a CDS encoding TetR/AcrR family transcriptional regulator, whose translation MNTKDRIISAAIKNFLNFGYEKTSLASIAEEVGIKKPSIYYHFKNKKELFNISLKNILESLEYNILKSTENCTSSKEMFESLFSTLLEFHIQLSVMIDKKHIKPVNIFATLFSTLDAEDYKNSINNYYNLLNNTIIHILSIGQKRNEIRIDIKKDSICEQIMAWFEGLLILSSLYSSFNFNIAKQEFLDNLWILIGKTKKAKTISLGTKW comes from the coding sequence ATGAATACAAAAGATAGAATTATTTCTGCTGCTATAAAAAATTTTTTAAATTTTGGATATGAAAAAACTTCACTAGCCTCTATTGCAGAAGAAGTTGGTATAAAAAAACCTTCTATTTATTATCATTTTAAAAATAAAAAAGAACTTTTTAACATATCTTTAAAAAATATATTAGAATCACTTGAATATAACATTTTAAAATCTACTGAAAATTGCACGTCATCTAAAGAAATGTTTGAATCTTTATTTTCTACACTACTAGAATTTCATATTCAATTATCAGTAATGATAGATAAAAAACACATTAAACCTGTAAATATTTTTGCTACTTTATTTTCTACATTAGATGCAGAAGATTATAAAAACAGCATTAATAATTATTATAACCTTTTAAACAATACAATTATCCATATATTATCTATAGGCCAAAAAAGAAATGAGATAAGGATAGATATAAAGAAAGATTCTATCTGTGAACAAATTATGGCTTGGTTTGAAGGTCTCTTAATTCTTTCATCTTTATATTCATCCTTTAACTTTAATATAGCCAAACAAGAATTTTTAGATAATTTATGGATTCTAATAGGTAAAACTAAAAAAGCTAAAACTATATCTTTAGGTACAAAATGGTGA
- a CDS encoding F0F1 ATP synthase subunit epsilon — MASTFQLEIVTPDRKFFEGEVNMVTVRTSEGDIGILKNHMPTIAPLSIGVIRIRQDGQLKQATCAGGFVSVDEDKTTIITDAAEWPEEIDVARAEAAAKRAEERLKMKSPEIDIVRAKIALNKALNRLRVAKEKR, encoded by the coding sequence ATGGCATCGACTTTTCAGTTGGAAATAGTTACTCCAGATAGAAAGTTTTTTGAAGGCGAAGTAAATATGGTTACAGTTAGAACGTCTGAAGGAGATATTGGTATATTAAAGAACCATATGCCAACAATTGCTCCACTTTCGATAGGAGTAATAAGAATAAGACAAGATGGACAGTTAAAACAGGCTACTTGTGCTGGAGGATTTGTAAGTGTAGATGAAGATAAAACTACAATTATAACTGATGCAGCAGAGTGGCCGGAAGAAATAGATGTTGCAAGAGCTGAAGCAGCAGCAAAAAGGGCAGAAGAAAGATTAAAAATGAAGTCACCTGAAATAGATATAGTAAGAGCTAAAATAGCTTTAAATAAAGCTTTAAATAGATTGAGAGTGGCAAAAGAAAAAAGATAA
- a CDS encoding PqqD family protein encodes MKKNKIKKEDNFLELIPVIKEGQDWKIKEDGLVQILIPRNGLIDKLVRMFVKTPKIMKIDLDEVGSCVWKAIDGKRNIAEIGNILKEEFGEKVEPLYERLGTYINILRNNKFITLEKARD; translated from the coding sequence ATGAAGAAAAACAAAATAAAAAAAGAAGATAATTTTTTAGAATTGATACCAGTAATTAAGGAAGGACAAGATTGGAAAATAAAAGAAGATGGACTTGTTCAGATATTGATACCTAGAAATGGGTTAATAGATAAGCTGGTTCGTATGTTTGTTAAAACACCTAAAATTATGAAAATAGACTTAGATGAAGTTGGAAGTTGTGTGTGGAAAGCAATAGATGGAAAGAGAAATATAGCTGAAATAGGGAATATTTTAAAAGAAGAATTTGGTGAAAAAGTTGAACCTCTATATGAAAGACTTGGGACTTATATTAATATATTGAGAAACAATAAATTTATTACTTTGGAAAAGGCAAGGGATTAA
- the spoIIID gene encoding sporulation transcriptional regulator SpoIIID, whose product MKDYIEERAVEIAEHIIRKKTTVRQTAKVFGVSKSTVHKDVTERLPKINPLLASKVKKVLEKNKAERHIRGGKATKMKYQKMSKQI is encoded by the coding sequence GTGAAGGATTATATAGAAGAAAGAGCTGTAGAGATTGCTGAACATATAATAAGAAAAAAAACAACTGTTAGACAAACAGCTAAAGTATTTGGAGTAAGTAAAAGTACAGTACATAAAGATGTTACTGAAAGACTTCCTAAGATAAACCCTCTTTTAGCTAGTAAGGTTAAAAAGGTACTGGAAAAAAATAAGGCTGAAAGACATATTAGGGGTGGAAAAGCAACAAAAATGAAATACCAAAAGATGTCAAAACAGATTTGA
- a CDS encoding OPT family oligopeptide transporter, with amino-acid sequence MANLSKGGNGEFKPFISADKVLPEFTGTSIFLGILLAVVFGAANAYLGLKVGMTISASIPAAVISMGLIRGVLKKESILENNMVQTIGSAGESLAAGAIFTLPALFIWTKEWNMGAPNLLTITAIALCGGILGVLFMVPLRKALIVKEHGVLPYPEGTACAEVLLAGEEGGEKAKACFTGLGVGAAYKFIADGMKLFPSEIETAIPGYKGAAIGGDVLPALLGVGFIIGPRISAYMLAGAVLGWFGLIPLIANIGEMGDIIMYPASVPIRELGYWGIWNYYIRYVGAGAVAFGGIFSLIKSLPLIVQTFKEAMKDYSSGVGGSTSVRTDKDMPMKIVLIGSLAVVLAMMMLPIIPVGFGGALLIAIFGFFFATVSSRIVGLVGSSSNPVSGMTIATLIITAIAFKATGNDGHAGMIATLTVGAIICIIAAMAGDTSQDLKTGFLVGATPYKQQYGEMLGAVASAFAIGFVLVLLNNAWGFGSSELPAPQATLMRLVIEGVMGGSLPWALVFTGVGIGVAVELLGLPVLPIAIGLYLPIHLSTPIMVGGVIRGILDKKLEKAEGENASIKSKIESGILYASGLIAGEGLVGILLAVFAVIGLKVAMNINLGQIGALIFFTLLTLSLVKFSVWRKDS; translated from the coding sequence ATGGCGAACCTTTCAAAAGGTGGAAATGGTGAGTTTAAACCATTTATTTCCGCTGATAAAGTTTTACCAGAGTTTACTGGCACGTCTATATTTTTAGGAATTCTACTAGCTGTTGTCTTTGGAGCTGCAAACGCTTACCTGGGATTGAAAGTTGGTATGACAATAAGTGCTTCAATACCAGCAGCAGTTATTTCTATGGGACTTATAAGAGGAGTACTAAAGAAAGAATCTATACTTGAAAACAACATGGTTCAGACAATAGGTTCTGCTGGTGAATCGTTGGCAGCAGGAGCTATATTTACACTACCTGCATTATTTATTTGGACTAAAGAATGGAACATGGGAGCACCAAATCTTTTGACAATTACTGCAATTGCACTTTGTGGAGGTATATTAGGTGTTTTATTCATGGTTCCTTTAAGAAAAGCACTTATAGTTAAGGAACATGGAGTACTGCCATATCCAGAAGGTACAGCCTGTGCAGAAGTGCTTCTTGCAGGAGAAGAAGGTGGAGAAAAGGCAAAAGCATGTTTTACTGGTTTAGGAGTAGGTGCAGCATATAAGTTTATAGCAGATGGAATGAAGCTTTTCCCAAGTGAGATTGAAACAGCAATACCTGGCTACAAAGGTGCTGCTATTGGTGGAGATGTATTGCCAGCATTATTAGGTGTTGGTTTCATTATAGGACCTAGAATTTCAGCATATATGTTAGCTGGTGCAGTTTTAGGATGGTTTGGACTAATACCACTTATTGCAAACATAGGCGAAATGGGAGATATAATTATGTATCCAGCTTCAGTACCAATAAGAGAGCTTGGATACTGGGGAATTTGGAATTATTATATACGTTATGTTGGAGCAGGAGCCGTAGCTTTTGGTGGTATATTCAGCTTGATTAAATCACTTCCATTAATTGTTCAAACATTTAAAGAGGCAATGAAGGATTATTCTTCAGGTGTTGGCGGAAGTACTAGTGTAAGAACTGATAAAGATATGCCGATGAAAATAGTTCTTATAGGAAGTTTAGCTGTAGTTCTTGCAATGATGATGCTTCCAATAATTCCAGTAGGATTTGGAGGAGCATTATTAATAGCTATATTTGGATTCTTCTTTGCAACAGTTTCATCAAGAATAGTTGGTTTAGTTGGTAGTTCATCAAACCCTGTATCTGGTATGACAATAGCAACATTAATTATTACAGCTATTGCATTTAAAGCTACTGGTAATGATGGTCATGCTGGAATGATTGCTACTTTAACAGTTGGAGCTATTATCTGTATAATTGCAGCTATGGCTGGTGATACTTCTCAGGACTTAAAAACAGGTTTCCTTGTAGGAGCTACACCTTACAAACAGCAGTATGGTGAAATGTTAGGTGCTGTTGCATCAGCATTTGCAATAGGATTTGTTTTAGTACTTTTAAATAATGCATGGGGATTTGGTTCATCTGAACTTCCAGCTCCTCAAGCAACTTTAATGCGTCTTGTTATCGAAGGTGTTATGGGTGGAAGTTTACCTTGGGCATTAGTATTTACTGGAGTTGGTATAGGAGTTGCAGTTGAATTACTTGGTTTACCTGTACTTCCTATAGCTATCGGTTTATACTTACCAATACATTTAAGTACACCTATTATGGTAGGTGGTGTTATAAGAGGTATACTTGATAAGAAATTAGAAAAAGCTGAAGGAGAAAATGCAAGCATTAAGTCAAAAATTGAATCTGGTATTCTTTATGCTTCAGGTTTAATAGCTGGTGAAGGTTTAGTAGGTATATTGCTTGCAGTATTTGCTGTAATTGGATTAAAAGTAGCTATGAATATTAACTTAGGACAAATTGGTGCATTAATATTCTTTACACTATTAACACTTTCATTAGTTAAGTTTTCAGTATGGAGAAAAGATAGCTAA
- the spoIID gene encoding stage II sporulation protein D: protein MKNIFYLVVGIFVVLIIIPMILIYSCDMNVSKKSVEDKKTEEIKIRVYLHETKRIKEVELEEYVKGVVASEMPATFELEALKAQAMAARTKALYQKIKYGPKGNPAHPGAEVCDDVHCQVYRSREKLKEIKGEKWFKKYWPKIEEAVESTRGLVITYNGKLIDPLYHSTSGGRTENSEDVFETMAPYLRSVDSPYEQSSKHLESTVVISTKEFVSKINSVYKDSGLKSSNIVDSLKVLERTEGGDVKRIRIGNKVLSGRKIREILGLRSADFQIIVSGDKVTIKTRGYGHGVGMSQYGADGMAKRGYKFDEIIKHYYQGVEIEKFKK from the coding sequence ATGAAAAATATTTTTTATTTAGTAGTTGGAATATTTGTAGTACTAATAATAATACCGATGATTTTAATATATAGTTGTGATATGAATGTATCAAAAAAAAGTGTAGAGGATAAAAAAACAGAAGAAATAAAAATAAGAGTATATTTGCATGAAACTAAAAGAATTAAAGAAGTTGAGCTTGAGGAATATGTAAAGGGTGTAGTAGCAAGTGAGATGCCTGCGACATTTGAACTTGAAGCACTTAAAGCTCAAGCTATGGCAGCCAGAACTAAAGCTCTATATCAGAAAATAAAGTATGGACCTAAAGGAAATCCAGCTCATCCTGGTGCAGAAGTTTGTGATGATGTGCACTGTCAAGTATATAGGAGTAGAGAAAAATTAAAAGAAATTAAGGGTGAAAAATGGTTTAAAAAGTACTGGCCTAAAATAGAAGAAGCGGTTGAAAGTACGAGAGGATTAGTTATTACTTATAATGGAAAATTAATAGACCCATTATATCATTCAACGAGTGGTGGCAGAACTGAAAATTCAGAAGATGTATTTGAAACTATGGCACCTTATTTGAGGAGTGTTGATAGTCCATATGAGCAAAGTTCAAAACATTTGGAAAGTACAGTAGTTATTTCAACTAAAGAATTTGTATCAAAAATAAATTCTGTATATAAAGATAGTGGATTAAAGAGCAGTAATATTGTAGATTCTTTAAAAGTGCTGGAAAGAACTGAGGGTGGAGATGTAAAGAGGATTAGAATAGGAAATAAAGTACTATCAGGTAGAAAAATAAGAGAAATTCTTGGACTAAGGTCTGCTGATTTTCAGATAATAGTATCAGGAGATAAAGTGACTATTAAAACAAGAGGATACGGTCATGGAGTGGGTATGAGTCAGTATGGAGCAGATGGAATGGCTAAAAGAGGATATAAATTTGATGAAATAATAAAGCATTATTATCAAGGTGTAGAGATAGAGAAATTTAAAAAATAA
- the atpD gene encoding F0F1 ATP synthase subunit beta produces MAQNVGKIVQIIGPVVDVRFETENLPNILNAIEIKHNDRKIIAEVAQHIGDNTVRCIAMSSTDGLIRGIEAVDTGAPISVPVGKATLGRLFNVLGETIDEKEPPKASEKWPIHRPAPSFEEQETATEILETGIKVVDLIAPYAKGGKIGLFGGAGVGKTVLIQELINNIAKEHGGLSVFAGVGERTREGNDLYHEMIDSGVIDKTTMVFGQMNEPPGARMRVALTGLTMAEYFRDEQGMDVLLFIDNIFRFTQAGSEVSALLGRMPSAVGYQPTLATDMGALQERITSTKKGSITSVQAVYVPADDLTDPAPATTFTHLDATTVLSRSIAELGIYPAVDPLDSTSRILTPEIVGEEHYRVARGVQEILQRYKELQDIIAILGMDELSDEDKLVVARARKIQRFLSQPFHVAEQFTGFLGKYVPLKETIRGFKEILEGKHDDLPESAFLYVGTIDEAVEKAKNS; encoded by the coding sequence ATGGCACAAAATGTGGGAAAGATAGTTCAAATCATAGGTCCTGTTGTTGACGTTAGATTTGAAACTGAAAATCTTCCTAATATTTTAAATGCGATAGAAATAAAGCATAATGATAGAAAGATTATTGCCGAAGTTGCACAACATATAGGGGATAATACAGTTAGATGTATAGCTATGTCATCTACAGATGGATTAATAAGAGGAATAGAAGCAGTTGATACAGGAGCACCTATTTCTGTACCAGTTGGGAAAGCTACTCTTGGACGTCTTTTTAACGTTCTTGGTGAAACTATAGATGAAAAAGAACCACCTAAAGCGTCAGAAAAATGGCCTATTCACAGACCAGCTCCTTCCTTTGAAGAACAAGAAACTGCAACAGAAATACTTGAAACAGGTATTAAAGTAGTTGACCTTATTGCTCCATATGCAAAGGGTGGTAAGATAGGATTATTTGGAGGAGCAGGAGTTGGTAAGACAGTTTTAATACAGGAACTTATTAACAACATAGCAAAAGAACATGGAGGACTTTCTGTATTTGCAGGAGTTGGTGAAAGAACAAGAGAAGGTAATGACCTTTATCATGAAATGATAGATTCAGGAGTTATTGATAAAACTACAATGGTATTTGGCCAGATGAATGAACCGCCTGGAGCAAGAATGCGTGTTGCTCTTACTGGGCTTACTATGGCTGAATATTTTAGAGATGAGCAAGGTATGGACGTACTTTTGTTTATAGATAATATATTCAGATTTACACAAGCGGGTTCAGAGGTTTCAGCGTTGCTTGGCCGTATGCCGAGTGCCGTTGGTTATCAGCCTACATTAGCAACAGATATGGGTGCACTTCAGGAAAGAATTACATCTACTAAAAAGGGTTCAATTACATCAGTACAAGCAGTATACGTTCCGGCAGACGACCTTACAGACCCAGCACCAGCTACTACATTTACACATCTTGATGCTACAACAGTTTTATCAAGGTCAATTGCTGAGCTTGGTATATATCCAGCTGTTGACCCACTTGATTCAACATCAAGAATATTAACACCTGAAATAGTTGGTGAAGAACATTATAGAGTTGCTCGTGGTGTTCAAGAGATACTTCAAAGATATAAAGAGCTTCAAGATATAATTGCAATACTTGGTATGGATGAACTTTCAGATGAAGATAAATTAGTAGTTGCTAGAGCAAGAAAAATACAGAGATTCTTGTCACAGCCATTCCACGTTGCTGAACAATTTACTGGTTTTCTAGGAAAATATGTACCGCTTAAAGAAACAATAAGAGGTTTTAAAGAAATACTAGAAGGTAAGCATGATGACCTTCCAGAATCAGCATTCCTTTATGTTGGTACAATAGATGAAGCAGTGGAAAAAGCGAAAAATAGTTAA
- a CDS encoding M23 family metallopeptidase: MKFKKIFTRNNNTIYNGSKGIWNKLLKNEGFYIIMFLCVCIVGTTAVWVAKSNFNKLGSDDFKSDKENIVGIDDSEIVDLAEDEMKKQMSDVIVVDEKDMVNNDKTVQKDANHDKKDATTMPKKTIKKSKILVKKNEKQKAIIAKIKPDKKNIDKEATMASSQSAIAMIWPVEGKLGTGFALETLVYSETLEHFTTHHGIDIMAEKNTPVKAALKGEVVEVLTDSRLGITISIKHDNGLITRYSNLCTDAMVKVGDKVAQGQTISGVGTSSLFESAQGPHLHFEVLENGKNVDPMKYLSQKE, from the coding sequence ATGAAATTTAAGAAGATATTTACAAGGAATAATAATACTATTTACAATGGGAGCAAAGGTATATGGAATAAACTTTTAAAGAATGAAGGTTTTTACATTATCATGTTTTTATGCGTATGTATAGTCGGAACAACAGCTGTTTGGGTTGCAAAATCAAATTTTAATAAGTTGGGGTCAGATGATTTTAAGAGTGACAAAGAAAACATTGTAGGTATTGATGATTCTGAAATTGTTGATTTAGCAGAAGATGAGATGAAAAAACAGATGTCAGATGTAATAGTAGTAGATGAAAAAGATATGGTAAATAATGACAAAACAGTACAAAAAGATGCAAATCATGATAAAAAAGATGCAACAACTATGCCTAAAAAAACTATAAAAAAATCTAAAATTTTAGTTAAGAAAAATGAGAAGCAAAAGGCTATTATTGCAAAGATAAAACCGGATAAAAAGAATATAGATAAGGAAGCTACTATGGCGTCAAGTCAAAGTGCAATAGCTATGATTTGGCCTGTTGAAGGAAAGTTAGGAACAGGTTTTGCACTGGAAACTTTAGTTTATTCTGAAACTTTAGAGCATTTTACTACACATCATGGAATAGATATAATGGCAGAAAAAAATACACCTGTAAAAGCAGCACTTAAGGGAGAGGTTGTTGAGGTGCTTACTGATTCAAGACTAGGTATAACTATTTCAATAAAACATGACAATGGACTGATAACACGATATAGTAATTTATGTACTGATGCTATGGTAAAAGTAGGAGATAAAGTAGCACAGGGGCAAACAATAAGCGGAGTGGGAACTTCTTCATTATTTGAGTCAGCACAAGGACCACATTTACATTTTGAGGTTTTAGAGAATGGAAAAAATGTTGACCCTATGAAATATTTATCACAGAAAGAATAG
- the murA gene encoding UDP-N-acetylglucosamine 1-carboxyvinyltransferase produces MSKILVRKSGPLKGTVKVSGAKNSVLPIMAASLLAQDTCVLEEIPALRDVEVMSEVLASLGADVKKNADGILEIKSTKVDNFEAPYDLVSKMRASFLVIGPLLARMGRARVSLPGGCAIGARPIDLHLKGLSALGAKINLGHGYVEAIADKLIGDKIYLDFPSVGATENIMMAACFAQGQTIIQNAAEEPEVVDLANFLNSLGANIKGAGTDTIRIQGVKELGGTRHTVIPDRIEAGTYMVAAAITGGDVTIKNALPDHLKPMIAKLKECGVEIEENGEHIRVVASNGIKAVDIKTMPYPGFPTDMQSQFMALLSVAEGTSVVIETVFENRFMHVSELNRMGANIKIEGHSAVVQGVKSLEGAQVRATDLRAGAALILAGLTAEGVTEISDVYHIDRGYVEIEEKLKKLGANIERVE; encoded by the coding sequence TTGTCTAAAATTTTGGTACGTAAAAGTGGACCGTTAAAAGGAACAGTTAAAGTAAGTGGTGCAAAAAATTCAGTTTTACCTATAATGGCTGCATCACTATTAGCACAGGATACATGTGTACTTGAAGAAATTCCTGCATTGAGAGATGTAGAAGTTATGTCAGAAGTTTTAGCTTCATTAGGTGCAGATGTTAAAAAAAATGCAGATGGTATATTAGAAATAAAGTCAACTAAGGTAGATAATTTTGAAGCACCTTATGATTTGGTAAGTAAAATGAGAGCATCATTTTTAGTTATAGGACCATTATTAGCTAGAATGGGTAGAGCTAGAGTGTCTTTACCGGGTGGTTGTGCTATAGGAGCTAGACCTATAGATTTGCATTTAAAAGGACTTAGTGCATTAGGAGCAAAAATAAATCTAGGTCATGGATATGTTGAGGCGATAGCTGATAAATTGATAGGAGATAAGATATATCTTGATTTTCCTAGTGTAGGAGCTACAGAAAATATAATGATGGCTGCTTGTTTTGCTCAGGGGCAAACTATTATACAAAATGCTGCTGAAGAACCTGAAGTAGTTGACCTTGCCAATTTTTTAAACAGTTTAGGAGCTAATATAAAGGGTGCAGGTACTGACACAATAAGAATTCAAGGAGTAAAAGAACTCGGTGGAACAAGGCATACTGTTATTCCAGACAGAATTGAGGCAGGTACATATATGGTAGCAGCAGCTATAACTGGTGGAGACGTTACTATAAAGAATGCACTGCCTGACCATTTAAAGCCTATGATTGCAAAATTAAAGGAATGCGGAGTTGAGATAGAGGAAAATGGGGAACATATAAGAGTTGTGGCATCAAATGGTATAAAAGCAGTAGATATTAAAACGATGCCTTATCCTGGATTTCCCACAGATATGCAGTCCCAATTTATGGCACTTTTAAGTGTTGCAGAGGGGACTAGTGTAGTTATTGAAACAGTATTTGAAAATAGATTTATGCATGTAAGTGAATTAAATAGAATGGGTGCTAATATTAAAATAGAAGGTCATAGTGCTGTAGTTCAAGGAGTAAAATCTCTTGAAGGAGCTCAGGTAAGGGCTACTGATTTAAGAGCTGGAGCAGCACTTATACTTGCAGGACTTACAGCAGAAGGAGTAACAGAAATTAGCGATGTATATCATATAGATAGAGGATATGTAGAAATAGAAGAAAAACTTAAAAAACTTGGAGCTAATATCGAAAGAGTAGAGTAG
- a CDS encoding aminoacyl-histidine dipeptidase → MERVLKGLEPEAVFRHFEDLTRIPRGSGNEKEVSDFLVEFAKKNGLEVIQEECLNVIINKPATPGYENSPRVILQGHMDIVCAKEEGLEFDFEKDPIQICVDGDMIRTRGTTLGADNGIAVAMIMAILESKDLPHPPLTALITVAEETGMDGVLNLNPENISGDILINIDSEEEGTALSSCAGGVNNIIHLPIEWKEADLNKEAYKISIKGLLGGHSGMEIDKNRGNAIKLLGRMLEKLDDKVDIDVAGVFGGEKMNAIAKTASAIVLIKNSEADDFKDVVKECEKIFKNEFMTSDPDIEISLEKVETPKKVFSQNTKDALISILRLIPNGVQTMSANINGLVESSNNIGVLDTKEDEIIFSSAVRSSVKTLKEEINKRIEKICKLTGAKMELVGDYPEWEYKPDSHIRNLMKKVYREMYGKELKIDAIHAGLECGLLKEKVGDIDMISIGPNIYDVHTPSEHLSISSTKRVYEFLCEVLKEMK, encoded by the coding sequence ATGGAAAGAGTATTAAAAGGCTTAGAGCCAGAAGCTGTATTCAGACATTTTGAGGATTTAACAAGAATTCCTAGGGGTTCAGGAAATGAAAAAGAAGTAAGTGATTTTTTAGTTGAATTTGCTAAGAAAAATGGTTTAGAAGTAATACAAGAAGAATGTTTAAATGTAATAATAAATAAACCAGCTACGCCGGGATATGAAAATAGTCCAAGAGTTATTTTACAAGGGCATATGGATATAGTTTGTGCAAAAGAAGAAGGTTTGGAATTTGATTTTGAAAAAGATCCTATTCAAATATGCGTAGATGGAGATATGATTCGTACAAGAGGAACAACACTTGGTGCTGATAATGGAATAGCTGTAGCAATGATAATGGCAATATTAGAATCAAAAGATTTGCCTCATCCACCTTTGACAGCTCTTATTACTGTTGCAGAAGAGACAGGAATGGATGGAGTTTTAAATTTAAATCCTGAAAATATTTCAGGAGATATTTTGATTAATATAGATTCAGAGGAAGAAGGTACAGCACTTTCTTCTTGTGCAGGTGGAGTAAATAATATAATCCATCTTCCAATTGAATGGAAAGAAGCTGACTTGAATAAAGAAGCTTATAAAATATCAATAAAAGGTCTTTTAGGCGGACATTCTGGAATGGAGATAGATAAGAATAGAGGAAATGCAATCAAACTTTTAGGAAGAATGTTGGAAAAGTTAGATGATAAAGTAGACATAGATGTTGCAGGGGTTTTTGGTGGAGAAAAAATGAATGCAATAGCTAAAACAGCTAGTGCAATTGTATTAATAAAAAATTCTGAAGCTGATGATTTTAAAGATGTTGTTAAAGAATGTGAAAAAATATTTAAAAATGAATTTATGACTTCTGATCCAGATATAGAGATTTCATTGGAAAAAGTTGAAACTCCTAAGAAAGTGTTTAGCCAAAATACTAAAGATGCTTTAATAAGCATTTTAAGACTTATACCTAATGGTGTACAGACTATGAGTGCTAATATAAACGGACTTGTAGAGAGTTCAAATAATATAGGAGTACTGGATACTAAAGAAGATGAAATAATATTTAGCAGTGCAGTTAGAAGTTCTGTAAAGACATTAAAAGAAGAAATAAATAAGAGAATAGAAAAAATATGTAAGTTAACAGGAGCTAAAATGGAGCTTGTTGGAGATTATCCAGAATGGGAGTACAAGCCAGATTCTCATATAAGAAATTTGATGAAAAAAGTTTACAGAGAGATGTATGGTAAAGAATTAAAAATAGATGCAATTCATGCAGGATTAGAATGTGGACTTTTAAAAGAAAAAGTTGGAGATATAGATATGATTTCAATAGGGCCAAATATATACGATGTTCATACTCCAAGTGAGCATTTAAGTATATCTTCAACAAAGAGAGTATATGAATTTTTATGTGAAGTACTAAAAGAAATGAAATAA
- a CDS encoding YwmB family TATA-box binding protein, with product MKKLGLYIFILMLFFLSIFSSAEEKQNEDLVDLALKKSGAQMKEVNINSYVIFKNTYIPIDKGKQICDDISESLNLSALDSKIYKEEGFFQITIEGKFEKDIYTTIILQSSQFDDFKESSIVLDVVSTKSELDFQEVCDTIRNVLKTYGNPNLNINLTGCYDGFKDTVEIEKIINGIFTEIKAEKVEGIIDENVVSITGYVENLKDYITVGGKKVNINIAGRYNSYEDKTYIWIGTPLIVTEY from the coding sequence GTGAAAAAATTGGGGCTTTATATATTTATTTTAATGTTATTTTTTTTAAGTATATTTAGCAGTGCAGAGGAGAAGCAGAATGAAGATTTAGTTGACTTAGCTTTAAAAAAATCTGGTGCACAAATGAAGGAAGTTAATATAAATAGTTATGTGATTTTTAAAAACACTTATATTCCTATTGACAAGGGAAAGCAAATATGTGATGATATTTCAGAAAGCTTAAATTTGTCAGCTTTAGATAGTAAGATATACAAGGAAGAAGGTTTTTTTCAGATAACTATTGAAGGTAAATTTGAAAAAGATATTTATACAACAATAATTTTACAAAGTTCTCAGTTTGATGATTTTAAAGAAAGTAGTATAGTCTTAGATGTAGTCAGTACTAAATCTGAGCTTGATTTTCAAGAGGTTTGTGATACAATAAGAAATGTCTTGAAAACTTATGGGAATCCTAATTTGAATATAAATTTAACTGGATGTTATGATGGATTCAAAGATACTGTAGAAATTGAAAAGATTATAAATGGAATTTTTACAGAGATAAAAGCTGAAAAAGTTGAAGGTATAATAGATGAAAACGTAGTAAGTATTACAGGATATGTAGAAAATTTAAAAGATTATATAACTGTTGGCGGTAAAAAAGTAAATATAAATATAGCAGGTAGATATAATTCATATGAAGATAAGACGTATATATGGATAGGAACACCATTAATAGTAACAGAGTATTAA